From a single Mycobacteriales bacterium genomic region:
- a CDS encoding TetR/AcrR family transcriptional regulator encodes MVARSVRGPDVDTTVRNAGLVAARRAEICRAAVVLARRVSFGAVTTREIAAEAQMNIATVYQYVRSKDDIVFLVCQQNVSNLQDELSASEVNPVRRLKSRFFTLMRVMQDRQLEITFVYQESRNLDGEYLQAVKDWDELVVDHFEEPLAAAHRLGMAEVENTRLAARSMVETGYAWANKSWSFRKIATNEEYRDVHWRWFERAFDLRVGEEQE; translated from the coding sequence ATGGTCGCGAGGTCCGTGCGTGGGCCCGATGTCGACACCACGGTCCGCAATGCCGGACTGGTGGCGGCCCGGCGGGCGGAGATCTGTCGCGCCGCCGTCGTCTTGGCGCGTCGCGTCTCCTTCGGTGCGGTGACGACCCGCGAGATCGCGGCTGAGGCACAGATGAACATCGCCACCGTGTACCAGTACGTCCGGTCCAAGGACGACATCGTCTTCCTGGTGTGCCAGCAGAACGTGTCCAACCTGCAGGACGAACTCAGTGCCAGCGAGGTGAACCCCGTGCGGAGATTGAAGAGCCGCTTCTTCACCCTCATGCGCGTGATGCAGGACAGGCAGCTGGAGATCACCTTCGTCTACCAGGAGTCGCGCAACCTCGACGGCGAGTACCTGCAGGCGGTCAAGGACTGGGACGAGCTCGTCGTCGACCATTTCGAGGAGCCGTTGGCAGCCGCGCACCGGCTGGGCATGGCCGAGGTCGAGAACACCCGGCTCGCCGCCCGTTCCATGGTGGAGACCGGTTATGCCTGGGCCAACAAGAGTTGGTCGTTCCGCAAGATCGCGACCAACGAGGAGTACCGCGACGTCCACTGGCGGTGGTTCGAGAGAGCGTTCGACCTGCGGGTCGGAGAGGAGCAGGAATGA
- a CDS encoding methyltransferase domain-containing protein, producing the protein MTGRPPAPPGAAGGGAAVFDPQRLGQIYDAPAVVDQRAATRRLLAARPGARVLDLGCGPGHLTAELAGDVGEQGHVLGLDRQPSMIEAARRRTGRGAGQARRNFVLGSATALPLDDASCDGVVAVQVLEYVPDLEQAVAELCRVLRPGGTAVLVDTDWRSCVWHSADRDRTDTVLRAWEEHFVHPHLPTGIAALLRAGGLQDVQVHAVPVVETDPAAALYSLGMADLIAAFVARRHRDLVEAWQADILQQAAAGEYFFGVTRFAAVATR; encoded by the coding sequence GTGACCGGCCGGCCTCCCGCCCCGCCGGGCGCCGCCGGCGGGGGCGCAGCGGTCTTCGACCCGCAGCGTCTCGGGCAGATCTACGACGCGCCGGCGGTCGTCGACCAGCGGGCTGCCACCCGACGACTGTTGGCGGCCCGACCAGGCGCGCGCGTGCTGGACCTGGGCTGCGGGCCGGGCCACCTGACCGCCGAGCTCGCCGGTGACGTGGGCGAGCAGGGCCACGTGCTGGGCCTGGACCGCCAGCCGAGCATGATCGAGGCGGCCCGGCGCAGGACGGGCCGCGGTGCCGGGCAGGCACGGCGAAACTTCGTGCTGGGTTCGGCGACCGCCCTACCGCTCGACGATGCGTCCTGCGACGGCGTCGTCGCCGTCCAGGTGCTGGAGTACGTGCCGGACCTGGAGCAGGCCGTGGCCGAGCTGTGTCGGGTGCTGCGGCCGGGTGGCACAGCTGTCCTCGTGGACACCGACTGGCGTTCGTGCGTCTGGCACTCTGCCGACCGGGACCGGACGGACACGGTGCTGCGGGCGTGGGAGGAGCACTTCGTGCACCCACACCTGCCGACGGGTATCGCCGCGCTGTTGCGGGCCGGCGGCCTGCAGGACGTGCAGGTACATGCGGTGCCCGTCGTCGAGACCGATCCCGCCGCCGCCCTCTACAGCCTCGGCATGGCGGACCTGATCGCCGCGTTCGTCGCCCGGCGGCACCGCGACCTGGTGGAGGCGTGGCAGGCCGACATCCTCCAGCAGGCGGCCGCGGGGGAGTACTTCTTCGGCGTGACCCGCTTCGCGGCCGTCGCCACCCGGTGA
- a CDS encoding acyl-CoA dehydrogenase family protein has translation MNEDVQGRVRELLTSDGGVPADHGRDVDRFYAETVPALAKRGLFGLLIPQAYGGHGYTVEQYVAAIEEIAAHDMMAAYSINEHSTIGTLGLVQYGSEQQKAALLPALAAGEVLAAFCLTEPASGSDITSLGTHAAPREGGYVLNGKKIHISLAHHARLFTVLAQVTGSEGPARKAAFLISRDNPGLSNGPENSSPPGYLIPIAGSVVLDGCEVQDSDVLGAVGAGGRIFKQALETARVGLAGAYVGNGRDALARTVARVVERRSFGQRVADHQMVQAKIADMHVSVEAGRQLVRHAARVIDTEPEAATAVCAAAKVFVTEAAQRIGADAVQLFGGAAFLVEPPVDWYLRDAKMGDILGGTSEVMRLLIAKDVVGRHTLAVEARA, from the coding sequence ATGAACGAGGACGTCCAGGGCCGGGTCCGCGAGCTACTGACCAGCGACGGCGGTGTGCCGGCCGACCACGGGCGGGACGTGGACCGGTTCTACGCCGAGACGGTCCCCGCCCTCGCGAAGCGCGGGCTGTTCGGGCTGTTGATCCCGCAGGCCTATGGCGGCCACGGCTACACGGTCGAGCAGTACGTCGCCGCGATCGAGGAGATCGCGGCCCACGACATGATGGCGGCGTACTCGATCAACGAGCACTCCACCATCGGGACCCTCGGCCTGGTGCAGTACGGCAGCGAACAGCAGAAGGCGGCCCTGCTGCCCGCACTCGCGGCCGGCGAGGTGCTCGCAGCGTTCTGTCTCACCGAGCCGGCGAGCGGGTCCGACATCACCAGCCTCGGGACGCACGCCGCACCACGTGAGGGTGGCTACGTGCTGAACGGCAAGAAGATCCACATCAGCCTCGCCCACCACGCTCGGCTCTTCACGGTCCTCGCGCAGGTCACCGGCTCCGAGGGTCCGGCCCGCAAGGCGGCTTTCCTGATCTCCCGTGACAACCCCGGCCTGTCGAACGGCCCCGAGAATTCCAGCCCACCCGGCTACCTCATCCCCATCGCGGGATCGGTCGTCCTGGACGGTTGCGAGGTCCAGGACAGCGACGTGCTGGGCGCGGTAGGTGCTGGTGGGCGCATCTTCAAGCAGGCACTGGAGACCGCGCGGGTGGGGCTGGCCGGGGCCTACGTCGGCAACGGGCGGGATGCCCTGGCCCGCACCGTGGCGCGAGTCGTCGAGCGTCGCAGCTTCGGGCAGCGGGTCGCCGACCATCAGATGGTCCAGGCGAAGATCGCCGACATGCACGTCTCGGTCGAAGCGGGCCGCCAACTGGTACGTCACGCCGCGCGGGTCATCGACACCGAGCCGGAGGCGGCGACGGCGGTGTGTGCGGCCGCCAAGGTCTTCGTCACCGAGGCCGCCCAGCGCATCGGTGCCGACGCCGTCCAGCTCTTCGGTGGAGCCGCTTTCCTCGTCGAACCGCCGGTGGACTGGTATCTGCGGGACGCCAAGATGGGCGACATCCTGGGGGGGACCTCGGAGGTGATGCGGTTGCTCATCGCCAAGGACGTGGTCGGCAGGCACACCCTGGCGGTGGAGGCTCGTGCCTGA
- a CDS encoding amidase — protein sequence MSTPPRPSQAGRLIAGDELETRTADAYRAMMLRARQVVSAAMRDGSGEAAARGWERLPDAPPPPTAPPTARPTPWPDLPPAAREDLLRRAQAAGNAPRPALVHVPQSLDRPRAGPLEGLAMVVKDLLDVAGQPTRNGTPGGAWREPDVSCAAWERLAAAGAVCVGKSATHEMGWGATTPAVEHPQDPARLAGGSSGGSAVAVAAGLVAGALGSDTGGSIGIPAALCGVVGLRPTHGMVPTAGATPLAPGQDTIGPLTRDVSLCLRLFGLLSGRPVPVPVPEVEGLRVGVLTTGPVQPGVAEQVERAVDGLAGRGARPVYVTVPETGWAAAASLLVMLHASARLWAPAVLARPRHWGSAARALLTLGTELDDADASTALQASRAVRRALADCFATAALDVLVFPTTPCTAPPRGEQTVQVGGRPQLVAAALSRYACLGAVTGAPTLSVPCGVDGAGLPVGLQVLGPPGSEPLLGRVGATVEAAR from the coding sequence GTGAGCACGCCGCCGCGCCCGTCGCAGGCGGGGCGGCTGATCGCCGGCGACGAGCTGGAGACGCGTACGGCGGACGCCTACCGCGCGATGATGCTCCGCGCCCGGCAGGTGGTCTCGGCCGCGATGCGCGACGGGAGCGGCGAGGCGGCCGCCCGCGGCTGGGAACGGCTGCCGGACGCGCCACCGCCACCGACAGCGCCGCCGACAGCTCGCCCGACGCCGTGGCCGGACCTCCCCCCGGCTGCACGAGAGGACCTGCTCCGCCGTGCGCAGGCGGCCGGGAACGCGCCTCGACCGGCGCTGGTCCACGTCCCGCAGTCGCTCGACCGCCCTCGGGCGGGTCCGCTCGAGGGCCTGGCCATGGTCGTCAAGGACCTGCTCGACGTCGCCGGGCAGCCGACCCGCAACGGCACTCCGGGCGGCGCCTGGCGCGAGCCCGACGTCTCCTGCGCGGCGTGGGAGCGGCTGGCAGCGGCGGGCGCGGTCTGCGTCGGGAAGTCGGCCACGCACGAGATGGGCTGGGGCGCGACGACCCCTGCTGTGGAGCACCCCCAGGACCCCGCCCGGCTGGCCGGCGGGTCGTCGGGGGGATCCGCCGTCGCCGTGGCCGCCGGCCTGGTCGCCGGCGCCCTCGGCAGCGACACCGGTGGCTCGATCGGCATCCCGGCCGCTCTCTGCGGCGTCGTCGGGCTACGCCCCACCCACGGCATGGTGCCCACCGCGGGCGCGACGCCGCTCGCCCCCGGGCAGGACACGATCGGACCGCTCACCCGCGACGTCTCGCTGTGCCTCCGGCTGTTCGGCCTGCTGAGCGGACGGCCGGTCCCGGTCCCGGTTCCCGAGGTCGAGGGGTTGCGGGTGGGTGTGCTCACCACCGGTCCGGTCCAGCCGGGCGTGGCGGAGCAGGTCGAGCGCGCCGTCGACGGGCTCGCCGGCCGGGGGGCCCGACCCGTGTACGTCACCGTGCCGGAGACGGGCTGGGCGGCGGCCGCCTCCCTGCTGGTCATGCTGCACGCCTCCGCCCGGCTGTGGGCCCCCGCTGTGCTCGCCCGGCCGAGGCACTGGGGGTCTGCAGCCCGGGCCCTGCTCACCCTCGGCACCGAGCTGGACGACGCGGACGCGAGTACCGCCCTGCAGGCGTCCCGCGCCGTGCGACGCGCGCTGGCGGACTGCTTCGCCACCGCTGCTCTCGACGTGCTGGTTTTTCCCACCACACCGTGCACGGCCCCGCCACGCGGTGAGCAGACCGTGCAGGTCGGTGGACGTCCGCAGCTGGTGGCCGCCGCGCTGTCCCGCTACGCCTGCCTCGGCGCCGTGACGGGGGCGCCGACGCTGTCGGTGCCGTGCGGTGTCGACGGCGCAGGCCTGCCCGTGGGGTTGCAGGTGCTCGGACCACCGGGCTCCGAGCCGTTGCTGGGCCGGGTCGGCGCCACCGTCGAGGCCGCGCGCTGA
- a CDS encoding NADPH:quinone oxidoreductase family protein produces the protein MKAWQLHEVGEPQDVLRWEEVDEPAVHSGTLRLRVDAVALNFPDVLLCRGLYQEKPPLPFTPGLEVCGTVLDGPRAGERVLAAPGLPRGGLAERVVVSEAGALPVPDAMPAATAASMLITYQTGYLGLHHRGRLQPGETLLVHAGAGGVGSAAIQLGKAAGARVIATAGGPEKIRVCEQLGADVCIDYLAEDFVPVVKDITEGRGADVVYDSVGGDTFDKSRRCIAFEGRIVVVGFAGGRIADAPTNHALVKNYAVVGLHWALYRTHQPQVIPDTHDALMALWEQGRIDPLIGAELPLSQAPSALAKLADRGTIGKVVLLP, from the coding sequence GTGAAGGCCTGGCAGCTCCACGAGGTGGGCGAGCCGCAGGACGTCCTGCGCTGGGAGGAGGTCGACGAGCCGGCGGTCCATTCCGGCACCCTCCGGCTCCGGGTGGACGCCGTCGCGCTCAACTTCCCGGACGTGCTGCTGTGCCGCGGTCTCTACCAGGAGAAGCCCCCCCTGCCGTTCACGCCGGGGCTCGAGGTCTGCGGCACCGTGCTGGACGGGCCGCGGGCCGGTGAACGCGTCCTCGCCGCCCCAGGCCTGCCACGCGGCGGTCTGGCCGAGCGGGTCGTGGTGTCGGAGGCGGGAGCACTACCCGTCCCGGACGCCATGCCCGCCGCGACGGCGGCGAGCATGCTCATCACCTACCAGACCGGCTACCTGGGCCTGCACCACCGGGGGCGGCTGCAGCCCGGTGAGACGCTGCTGGTCCATGCCGGCGCCGGTGGGGTGGGCAGCGCCGCCATCCAGCTGGGCAAGGCCGCCGGCGCCCGCGTGATCGCGACCGCCGGCGGTCCGGAGAAGATCCGGGTCTGCGAGCAGCTGGGCGCCGACGTCTGCATCGACTATCTCGCCGAGGACTTCGTGCCCGTGGTCAAGGACATCACGGAGGGCCGCGGCGCCGACGTCGTCTACGACTCGGTGGGCGGTGACACCTTCGACAAGAGCCGCAGGTGCATCGCCTTCGAGGGTCGGATCGTGGTCGTCGGCTTCGCCGGCGGCCGGATCGCGGACGCCCCGACCAACCACGCCCTGGTCAAGAACTACGCGGTCGTCGGCCTGCACTGGGCGCTCTACCGCACGCACCAGCCGCAGGTCATCCCGGACACCCACGACGCGCTGATGGCGCTGTGGGAGCAAGGACGGATCGACCCCCTGATCGGTGCGGAACTCCCCCTGAGCCAGGCGCCGTCCGCCCTGGCCAAGCTCGCCGACCGCGGCACCATCGGCAAGGTCGTCCTGCTGCCGTAA
- a CDS encoding CaiB/BaiF CoA-transferase family protein translates to MTGPLTGLRVLSLAEQYPGPYATLLLADLGADVVLVERPGGGDPARQFGSFFESLARGKRSVALDLKDQEGVDALLALCRTSDVLLEGYRPGTMERLGVGYPQVREVNPRLVYASISGFGQDGPYRDRPAHDVSYQAVAGHLYERLQLPGQSAAPSLALGDLSAGLFAVVGVLSALQQRERTGNGTHVDVSMTDGLVSLLTAHLMPVVNRLGPPAFPYEPGYGVFAAADGQLLSLSVAHEDHFWKRLCAACELPELSGLRSAERLERHDELTERIAAQVGARGRSAWEQRLVEHDVPHAWVNALDDVPQDPQVRARGMFVTVPAEPDHPERVHVRQPLRFDGTAPGPQSHAPEIGRQTREILLAAGCPAEVVDRLVARASA, encoded by the coding sequence GTGACGGGACCCCTGACGGGCCTCCGGGTGCTCTCGCTGGCCGAGCAGTACCCCGGCCCGTACGCCACCCTGCTGCTGGCCGACCTCGGCGCGGACGTGGTCCTGGTGGAACGGCCTGGTGGCGGCGACCCGGCGCGCCAGTTCGGCTCGTTCTTCGAGTCACTCGCGCGCGGCAAGCGCTCGGTGGCGCTGGACCTCAAGGACCAGGAGGGTGTCGACGCGCTGCTGGCGCTGTGCCGCACCTCCGACGTGCTGCTGGAGGGTTACCGGCCGGGGACGATGGAGCGCCTCGGCGTCGGCTATCCGCAGGTCCGCGAGGTGAACCCGCGCCTGGTCTACGCGTCGATCTCGGGCTTCGGACAGGACGGCCCCTACCGGGACCGGCCGGCCCACGACGTGTCCTACCAGGCGGTCGCCGGGCATCTGTACGAGCGCCTGCAGCTCCCCGGGCAGTCGGCCGCCCCCAGCCTGGCGCTGGGAGACCTGTCGGCAGGCCTGTTCGCGGTCGTCGGGGTGCTGTCGGCTCTGCAGCAACGTGAGCGGACGGGCAACGGGACACACGTCGACGTCTCGATGACCGACGGGCTGGTGTCGCTCCTGACGGCACACCTGATGCCCGTGGTGAACCGGCTCGGACCTCCGGCGTTCCCGTACGAACCCGGCTACGGCGTCTTCGCCGCCGCCGACGGGCAGCTGCTCTCGTTGAGCGTGGCGCACGAGGACCACTTCTGGAAGCGCCTGTGCGCGGCCTGCGAGCTCCCCGAACTGAGCGGACTGCGCTCGGCCGAGCGACTGGAGCGCCACGACGAGCTCACGGAGCGGATCGCGGCGCAGGTCGGTGCCCGGGGCAGGTCCGCGTGGGAACAGCGGCTGGTGGAGCACGACGTGCCTCATGCCTGGGTGAACGCCCTCGACGACGTCCCGCAGGACCCCCAGGTACGCGCCCGCGGGATGTTCGTGACAGTCCCGGCCGAGCCGGACCACCCGGAGCGGGTGCACGTGCGCCAGCCGCTGCGTTTCGACGGAACGGCACCCGGCCCGCAGTCGCACGCGCCCGAGATCGGCCGGCAGACGCGCGAGATCCTGCTCGCCGCAGGCTGTCCCGCCGAGGTCGTGGACCGGCTGGTCGCGCGGGCCTCGGCGTGA
- a CDS encoding zinc-binding dehydrogenase has product MKGVTTVLTGPERIEQREFDLPDPGAGEILTEVLRANICGSELHIWRGHHPLIVDGCVLGHEGIGRVARLGDGVDRDFAGQPLREGDRIVATYFQMCRRCPACQRGEWNLCQNAYAFWREPATSSPHFHGTFGTHYYVHRDQYVYRVPDSVPDRAASGANCALSQMMYGVHLAEVATGETVLIQGSGGLGLCGIAIAKERGARVVVTEVHPDRIASARLFGADEVVDLSGADTAEARVAAVHEAVGGAPDAVIDVTGVPSTFSDGVRTVRPGGRFVSIGSISPGKLCDFDPGLFTRSGAVIRAAIRYHPWFLGRALDFLADNAHYPWDSLVDADYALDDVEQGLRDSAARKVARASIKVSPEAT; this is encoded by the coding sequence ATGAAAGGCGTGACGACGGTCCTGACCGGTCCCGAGCGGATCGAGCAGCGCGAATTCGACCTCCCCGATCCGGGCGCCGGCGAGATCCTCACCGAGGTGCTGCGCGCCAACATCTGCGGTTCCGAGCTGCACATCTGGCGCGGGCACCACCCGCTGATCGTGGACGGCTGCGTGCTCGGGCACGAGGGCATCGGCCGGGTCGCCCGCTTGGGCGACGGTGTCGACCGGGACTTCGCCGGCCAGCCGCTGCGGGAGGGCGACCGCATCGTGGCCACCTACTTCCAGATGTGCCGCAGATGTCCGGCCTGCCAGCGCGGCGAGTGGAATTTGTGCCAGAACGCCTACGCCTTCTGGCGCGAGCCGGCCACGAGCAGCCCGCACTTCCATGGCACCTTCGGCACCCACTACTACGTGCACCGTGACCAGTACGTCTACCGGGTCCCGGACAGCGTCCCGGACCGGGCTGCCTCCGGCGCCAACTGCGCGCTCTCCCAGATGATGTACGGCGTCCACCTCGCCGAGGTGGCCACCGGTGAGACCGTGCTGATCCAGGGCTCCGGCGGCCTGGGGCTGTGCGGTATCGCGATCGCCAAGGAGCGCGGTGCCCGCGTCGTCGTCACCGAGGTGCACCCGGACCGGATCGCCTCCGCGCGGCTGTTCGGTGCGGACGAGGTGGTCGACCTGTCCGGTGCGGACACCGCCGAGGCGCGGGTGGCCGCGGTGCACGAGGCGGTCGGCGGCGCGCCGGACGCGGTCATCGACGTCACCGGCGTGCCGAGCACCTTCTCGGACGGCGTGCGCACGGTCCGGCCGGGCGGGCGGTTCGTGAGCATCGGCAGCATCAGCCCCGGCAAGCTGTGCGATTTCGACCCTGGTCTGTTCACCCGCTCGGGGGCGGTCATCCGGGCGGCCATCCGCTACCACCCGTGGTTCCTCGGCCGGGCGCTGGACTTCCTGGCCGACAACGCGCACTACCCGTGGGACTCGCTGGTCGACGCCGACTACGCGCTGGACGACGTGGAGCAGGGCCTGCGGGACTCCGCGGCCCGCAAGGTTGCCCGGGCGAGCATCAAGGTCTCCCCGGAGGCGACCTGA
- a CDS encoding AMP-binding protein translates to MPEPAAEELTVPELLRRHARERPDQPFLEQVEDGRSSTYAQVAATVERVAAGLRSLGVGRNDRVVTILPNVAESAVAWFACMRLGAVECPVGVGYKGPLLVSLLDSADARVLVASRSVLADLEPVLGAVPGLEHLVVVDVPGSSAPAPQAPAGRTVWSWEQLADLGEPDRLEEVPLGMSDVACMLFTSGTTGGSRGVLCTFAQEYESAVAAPPGLDRSEAIYATSPPNHVGQKLLLYKSLVAGCRLVMRSSFSLSHFWSDVRESGSTHTLLLGGATSYLLSEPVRDGEDDSPLRSVLMIPIHPDVNTFRARFGVAVHSMFNMTEICPVTSISDEDIVDHRSCGRVRPGFDWRLVDEFDEPVPLGEPGELVLRPEKPWQFSRGYWRDDAKTVDAWRNLWFHTGDVFVTDESLQLRYLDRRKDVVRRRGENISSAELESIAVAHDQVEEVAVIGVPSEHTEEDIKLVVVPRQVGFDDALDIFCFLEQRVPRFMLPRYVEFVPELPKTPTLKVRKGELRAGGVSGRLHDVQELSRSRRKGGSS, encoded by the coding sequence GTGCCTGAGCCCGCCGCCGAGGAGTTGACCGTCCCCGAGCTGCTCCGGCGACATGCCCGTGAGCGGCCCGACCAGCCGTTCCTCGAACAGGTCGAGGACGGCAGATCGTCCACCTACGCGCAGGTCGCCGCCACGGTGGAGCGCGTCGCTGCCGGACTGCGGTCCCTGGGAGTCGGACGGAACGACCGGGTGGTGACGATCCTGCCGAATGTCGCGGAGAGCGCGGTCGCCTGGTTCGCGTGCATGCGGCTCGGGGCGGTCGAGTGTCCGGTCGGCGTCGGCTACAAGGGGCCGCTGCTCGTCTCGCTCCTCGACAGTGCCGACGCGCGCGTTCTGGTGGCCTCGAGGAGTGTCCTCGCCGACCTCGAGCCGGTGCTCGGTGCGGTACCGGGGCTCGAGCACCTGGTCGTGGTGGACGTCCCGGGCAGTTCGGCGCCGGCTCCGCAGGCACCGGCCGGCCGCACCGTCTGGTCGTGGGAGCAGTTGGCCGACCTCGGCGAGCCGGACCGGCTCGAGGAGGTGCCGTTGGGCATGAGCGACGTCGCCTGCATGCTGTTCACGTCCGGGACGACAGGCGGCTCCCGAGGAGTCCTGTGCACCTTTGCGCAGGAGTACGAGTCGGCTGTCGCCGCACCTCCCGGGCTCGACCGGTCAGAGGCGATCTACGCCACGTCCCCGCCCAACCACGTGGGCCAGAAGCTGCTGCTCTACAAGTCGCTCGTCGCGGGGTGCCGACTCGTCATGCGGTCGTCTTTCAGCCTCTCGCACTTCTGGAGCGACGTCCGGGAGTCCGGGTCCACCCACACGCTGCTGCTCGGCGGCGCGACCAGCTACCTGCTGTCCGAGCCGGTCCGCGACGGCGAGGACGACAGCCCGCTGCGCTCGGTGCTGATGATTCCGATTCATCCTGACGTCAACACCTTCCGGGCCCGGTTCGGTGTCGCCGTGCACTCGATGTTCAACATGACGGAGATCTGTCCGGTCACCTCCATCTCGGACGAGGACATCGTCGATCACCGCAGCTGTGGGCGGGTGCGTCCCGGTTTCGACTGGCGCCTGGTCGACGAATTCGACGAACCGGTGCCGCTCGGTGAGCCCGGCGAGCTCGTGCTCCGTCCGGAGAAGCCGTGGCAGTTCTCGAGGGGCTACTGGCGCGACGACGCGAAGACCGTCGACGCGTGGCGCAACCTGTGGTTCCACACCGGAGACGTCTTCGTGACCGACGAGAGCCTGCAGCTGCGCTACCTCGACCGCAGGAAGGACGTCGTCCGGCGCCGTGGGGAGAACATCTCCTCGGCCGAGCTGGAGAGCATCGCGGTCGCGCACGACCAGGTCGAGGAGGTCGCGGTGATCGGTGTCCCGTCCGAGCACACGGAGGAGGACATCAAGCTGGTCGTCGTGCCGCGGCAGGTCGGTTTCGACGACGCTCTCGACATCTTCTGCTTCCTCGAGCAGCGGGTGCCGCGGTTCATGCTCCCGCGTTACGTCGAGTTCGTGCCGGAGCTGCCGAAGACCCCCACGTTGAAGGTGCGCAAGGGCGAGCTGCGCGCCGGCGGGGTGTCCGGACGGCTGCACGACGTGCAGGAGCTCTCGAGGAGCCGGCGGAAGGGCGGCTCCTCGTGA
- a CDS encoding acyl-CoA dehydrogenase family protein — protein sequence MEDQDYQALRTEVFARLWSEVAPLAEEIEETESIPRDRLFPILADLKVFAMLIPEQYGGLGLSIAQYLPVIAEFAKVHGGIRALVHVHNSMCHAYAELGSEEQARAVLPAAARGEKSVAFALTEPDHGTGADLGTTAVRDGDSYVLNGRKWLITNSDFASHFIVFARTGTGGRSAVSALSVERGLPGFTIEALPETMGCKGGQHGQLTFDNVRVPATDLLGQEGEGLAGMERSLEISRVLVAGSSLGTAEYALELSLQHARERVTFGKPIAERQAVQRYLAEMAQDVYALRLMLDDVADKYDRGQPIPLEASLVKLFGLEAVGRVTDRALLVHGGIGYTRARSIERLYRDARLNWLEEGTPTIQHMVAARQLVDGNGWAQE from the coding sequence ATGGAGGACCAGGACTACCAGGCACTTCGCACGGAGGTCTTCGCCCGGCTGTGGAGCGAGGTCGCGCCGCTGGCCGAGGAGATCGAGGAGACGGAGTCGATCCCCCGCGACCGGCTCTTCCCGATCCTCGCCGACCTGAAAGTCTTCGCCATGCTCATCCCGGAGCAGTACGGCGGGCTGGGTCTGAGTATCGCCCAGTACCTGCCGGTGATCGCGGAGTTCGCCAAGGTGCACGGTGGCATCCGGGCGCTGGTCCACGTGCACAACTCGATGTGCCACGCGTACGCCGAGCTCGGCAGCGAGGAGCAGGCCCGGGCGGTGTTGCCTGCAGCGGCGCGCGGCGAGAAGTCGGTCGCCTTCGCCCTCACCGAGCCGGACCACGGCACCGGGGCGGACCTCGGGACCACTGCTGTTCGCGACGGCGACTCCTACGTGCTCAACGGGCGCAAGTGGCTCATCACCAATTCCGACTTCGCCAGCCACTTCATCGTGTTCGCCCGGACGGGCACCGGCGGCCGGTCGGCGGTCAGCGCGCTGTCGGTCGAGCGGGGGCTGCCCGGCTTCACGATCGAGGCGCTTCCCGAGACGATGGGGTGCAAGGGCGGCCAGCACGGCCAGCTCACCTTCGACAACGTCCGGGTGCCCGCGACGGACCTGCTCGGACAGGAGGGCGAGGGCCTGGCGGGCATGGAGCGCTCCCTGGAGATCAGCCGGGTGCTCGTCGCCGGCTCGTCCCTGGGCACCGCGGAGTACGCGCTCGAGCTTTCCCTGCAGCACGCCCGGGAGCGGGTCACCTTCGGCAAGCCGATCGCCGAGCGTCAGGCGGTGCAGCGCTACCTCGCCGAGATGGCGCAGGACGTCTACGCGCTGCGCCTCATGCTCGACGACGTCGCCGACAAGTACGACAGGGGGCAGCCGATCCCGCTCGAGGCCTCCCTGGTGAAGCTGTTCGGACTCGAAGCCGTCGGCCGGGTCACCGACCGCGCCCTGCTGGTGCACGGTGGCATCGGCTACACCCGCGCCCGGAGCATCGAGCGGTTGTACCGCGACGCGCGGCTGAACTGGTTGGAGGAGGGCACCCCCACGATCCAGCACATGGTCGCGGCGCGGCAGCTCGTCGACGGGAACGGGTGGGCGCAGGAGTGA